From the Bacteroidia bacterium genome, one window contains:
- a CDS encoding heavy metal-associated domain-containing protein, protein MKTRISLLKKYFSASLFLLLFFSVSGIAQIKYAQVGVNGLTCSACTRSVEMSIRKLDFVKDVQMDLKNTEGKIIFKEGKTVSMEKIAQAVYDAGFSVRYLKAAFVFDHLSISEGFTYTFENSFYQFVGVETKKLNGEVILTFLGKKYLDRKGYKKWEDTLKPSSANANKSVYYVTT, encoded by the coding sequence ATGAAAACACGTATTTCTCTTTTGAAAAAATATTTTTCGGCGAGCCTTTTTTTACTTCTGTTTTTTAGCGTTTCCGGCATCGCACAAATAAAATATGCGCAAGTGGGTGTTAACGGTTTGACTTGCTCCGCCTGTACGCGCTCGGTAGAAATGAGCATTCGTAAATTAGATTTTGTGAAAGATGTGCAAATGGATTTGAAAAATACGGAAGGGAAGATTATTTTTAAGGAAGGTAAAACCGTGTCGATGGAAAAAATTGCGCAAGCCGTTTACGATGCCGGATTTTCTGTTCGTTATTTAAAAGCTGCTTTTGTTTTTGATCATCTTTCTATTTCGGAAGGTTTTACATACACGTTCGAAAACTCTTTTTATCAGTTTGTTGGCGTGGAAACTAAAAAGTTAAATGGCGAAGTAATTTTGACTTTTCTCGGAAAAAAATACTTGGATAGAAAAGGATATAAAAAATGGGAAGATACCTTGAAACCTTCTTCCGCAAACGCGAATAAAAGCGTTTATTACGTTACTACATGA
- a CDS encoding OmpA family protein, with translation MKNYFFNLTIISLCIYGLSLNVNANTLTRKEKRLLRKAENHFLFEEYSRAFPYYAELLQTDSTNALTNFHAGICYYYSETENEKALHILENAKKYIQSDTIPDLYYYLALANQHENNFQEAITNYQKLISFIKPKATEDIAEIDSNIAACKNGIALMQHPVNVRIENLGAGINSSFPDYAPVISANESILIFTSKRKGTGGKIADDGLYYEDIYSSKKISGEEWNASLRLDSTADKFPAPRGFQKIFFSRAKNIGKAINTNFHDASIAISADGTKLLIYKNYSIWISELKNDAWQKPQRLDKNINTKNSYNPSACFSADEKILYVVSERAGGFGGKDIYQSSLQADGTWSPLQNLGPKINTALDEESPFVTADGKTLYFSSQGHNSIGGFDVFKSTLENGKWGKPQNMGYPINEGGNDIFFTMNAAGTHGYYSTERHDTYGGLDIYMIDFETNKVDSLAKASLMALKKDSTAKANDSIASIALAEKTKADSIASKLSGGGKNIFSNTDFVYFDFDKSTVKTIYYPGMDSVYKYLKENTLSQLTLTGYCDSKGTTALNKALSLKRAKMVERYFTEKGIPKKQILLTGAGSSDPIAPNTNPDGSDNPAGRAKNRRVAISVSKK, from the coding sequence ATTTCTTGTTTGAAGAATACAGCAGAGCATTTCCTTATTATGCAGAATTATTGCAAACAGACTCAACCAATGCCCTTACCAATTTTCATGCGGGAATTTGTTATTATTATTCCGAAACAGAGAATGAAAAAGCATTACATATTTTAGAAAATGCAAAAAAATACATCCAAAGCGATACGATTCCTGATCTTTATTATTATTTAGCTTTAGCCAATCAACACGAAAATAATTTTCAAGAAGCCATTACAAATTACCAAAAATTAATTTCGTTTATAAAACCGAAAGCTACTGAAGATATCGCAGAAATAGATTCCAATATTGCAGCTTGTAAAAACGGAATTGCGTTGATGCAACACCCAGTTAACGTACGAATCGAAAATTTGGGAGCTGGTATTAATTCAAGTTTTCCGGATTATGCGCCTGTTATTTCTGCGAATGAATCTATCCTTATTTTTACATCAAAACGAAAAGGAACAGGCGGAAAAATTGCAGATGATGGTTTGTATTATGAAGATATTTATTCCTCCAAAAAAATTTCTGGTGAAGAATGGAACGCTTCGTTACGTTTGGATTCAACTGCGGATAAATTTCCAGCGCCAAGAGGTTTTCAAAAAATATTTTTTTCAAGAGCAAAAAATATAGGAAAAGCTATTAACACTAATTTCCATGATGCATCCATTGCCATTTCTGCTGATGGCACAAAGTTGTTAATCTATAAGAATTACAGTATTTGGATTTCTGAATTGAAAAATGATGCATGGCAAAAACCGCAACGATTGGATAAAAATATCAATACTAAAAACTCCTACAATCCAAGTGCTTGCTTTTCGGCAGACGAAAAAATCTTGTATGTAGTGAGCGAGCGCGCAGGAGGTTTTGGCGGAAAAGATATTTATCAATCTTCACTGCAAGCTGACGGGACGTGGAGTCCACTTCAAAATCTTGGACCGAAAATTAATACCGCGCTGGACGAAGAAAGTCCGTTTGTTACCGCCGACGGAAAAACACTTTATTTTTCATCGCAAGGACACAACAGCATCGGAGGTTTTGATGTTTTTAAATCTACCTTAGAAAATGGGAAATGGGGAAAACCTCAGAATATGGGTTATCCAATTAATGAAGGCGGAAACGATATTTTTTTTACGATGAATGCTGCTGGAACTCATGGCTATTATTCTACCGAAAGACACGATACATATGGAGGTTTGGATATTTACATGATTGATTTTGAAACTAACAAAGTCGATTCTTTAGCGAAAGCCTCATTAATGGCTTTGAAAAAAGATTCGACAGCCAAAGCCAATGATTCTATTGCTTCAATTGCATTGGCAGAAAAAACAAAAGCAGATTCTATTGCAAGTAAATTATCCGGCGGTGGAAAAAATATTTTTTCGAATACTGATTTTGTTTATTTCGATTTTGATAAATCTACTGTTAAAACTATTTATTATCCAGGAATGGACTCAGTATATAAATATTTAAAGGAAAATACACTATCACAACTCACTTTAACAGGCTATTGCGATTCGAAAGGAACGACAGCTCTTAATAAAGCTCTTTCCTTGAAACGTGCTAAAATGGTGGAGCGTTATTTTACAGAAAAAGGAATTCCTAAAAAACAAATTTTGCTTACTGGCGCAGGAAGTTCCGACCCTATTGCTCCAAATACGAATCCTGACGGAAGTGATAACCCAGCCGGAAGAGCAAAAAATAGGCGTGTAGCAATTTCCGTTTCAAAAAAATAA
- a CDS encoding lysozyme, which produces MKINKINGSNYDYIQTEVPLYGSSRLGEWKPNILVKTFPTSGIPTYSCISCPVNLWTIDIGLNNGLFPRKIFKKEYELNDHLGNVHTIVRDRKNADSTAFVISYNDYYPGGMLMPRRNYQDSLYTFGYNGKLKDNDIYGNANAYDFKFREDDPRLIHFWSLDPLRRKYAGWSPYAFAMDRVIDGKDLEGLEWADPKKEAADMADYQKSLSDENQKTSTTDSKKDVKDLVLNTQGQDFIKSYEQGPKGGPALQEYDDKNKYWKQGEAPTGKITIGYGHVVQRGEDYSQGITQDQADALFTTDIKKTIILVDTYVNVQLTQQQFNATVSYVFNVGVNNSLAAGRHFIAKLNNSDFSGAASEMDVNTSGNEYSQGLQNRRTAEQNIFLYGIYENNGQ; this is translated from the coding sequence GTGAAGATAAATAAAATCAACGGCAGCAATTACGATTACATACAAACAGAAGTACCACTCTATGGAAGCTCACGTCTTGGCGAATGGAAACCGAATATTTTAGTGAAAACGTTCCCTACCAGTGGTATTCCTACGTATAGTTGCATTTCTTGTCCTGTAAACCTTTGGACAATTGATATTGGTTTAAACAATGGTTTATTCCCAAGAAAAATCTTCAAGAAAGAATACGAACTGAATGACCATTTAGGAAATGTCCACACCATTGTTAGAGACCGTAAGAATGCGGATAGTACCGCTTTTGTGATTAGTTACAATGACTACTATCCTGGCGGTATGCTGATGCCGAGAAGGAATTATCAGGATTCCTTGTACACCTTCGGATACAACGGAAAGCTCAAAGACAATGATATTTACGGCAATGCTAACGCCTATGATTTTAAATTCAGAGAAGATGACCCACGCCTAATACACTTTTGGAGCTTAGACCCTTTAAGGAGAAAATATGCGGGTTGGTCGCCTTATGCTTTTGCGATGGACAGAGTTATTGATGGAAAAGATTTAGAAGGTTTGGAATGGGCTGACCCGAAAAAAGAAGCTGCTGATATGGCAGATTATCAGAAAAGTTTATCTGATGAAAATCAAAAGACAAGTACAACCGATTCTAAAAAAGATGTAAAAGATTTAGTGTTAAATACTCAAGGACAAGATTTTATCAAATCGTATGAGCAAGGACCTAAAGGAGGACCTGCATTACAAGAATATGACGATAAAAACAAATATTGGAAACAAGGTGAAGCTCCTACGGGTAAAATAACAATAGGATACGGACACGTAGTTCAGCGCGGAGAAGATTATAGTCAAGGTATTACTCAAGATCAGGCAGATGCCTTATTTACAACTGATATAAAAAAAACTATTATCTTAGTTGATACTTACGTTAATGTCCAACTTACTCAGCAGCAGTTTAATGCAACTGTAAGTTATGTGTTTAATGTAGGCGTAAATAATTCGCTTGCGGCAGGCAGGCATTTTATTGCTAAACTAAATAATTCTGATTTTTCTGGAGCAGCATCAGAAATGGATGTCAATACCTCAGGGAATGAGTATTCACAAGGACTTCAAAACAGGAGAACTGCAGAACAAAATATCTTTTTATATGGAATATATGAAAACAATGGTCAGTAA
- a CDS encoding TonB-dependent receptor, producing MKKIFLLISSLLMLINVAMAQSLSGTVIDSLSHQTIVGAVVYIPQLNLGATTNSNGEFRISPIPKGTYEMEVKILGYATITQQVMITDSTTCTCSMCISACTANEVVITALGNVTNTQRSPVPVSLISHDVMLQQTSSTAIDAVASQPGVNETTEGSGTTKPQINGLGFDRVLVLMDGERQEDFQWGDDHGILIDPYAVYDAEIIRGPASLQYGASAEAGVISFKSQPFAESGTVQGSVLTEYHTNDGYIGTSENIGGNNNDFVWNLRASNEETHDYWNPKDGYIWGTAWQQSNARLTIGLNKSWGYTRLTVSALHRRIQVPDGNRDSATGQFMFDAPQNGQIYPNKSNFLAYNPTIAGDKILDENQIWWQNSINAGTGRVGIDIGFTQSVHHDIDSGSVGEGNMQVYDIPYSLKYQIIGEKSGLKLTTGINGTYEFEHQLAEPPAPYIGNYEIPNYTDFQAGAYAILEKDFKNLTVSGGLRYDWSNFIGQGMYLTNSGTPEQQQVSAGTPGAETQFSPFNNTYTGPSGSVGASYQLPNNNYLKLNFSKSYRAPAINELTSNGQNIGSNAVQLGNLNLKSEQGYQLDIAYGNNGKDLSFEADGFYNIINNFIFGDRTDSVSGGLPVYQFVSSNVAIITGVSGYFNIHPVSTKWIEIDNGLTYIYSFLPNQTDSTDHIPWIPATHITTEVKLHLNNKPNSILKDTYIKLGQAKYWAQNAIYSALYTEIPSAAYTLFNAGIGTNFVNPKTGRVICSLYINCTNLTNVGYADHLDLANYFLSYGGRIVTVTNQSQGIYNMGRNVGFKLIFPIGK from the coding sequence ATGAAAAAAATATTTTTATTGATTTCATCTTTATTGATGTTAATCAATGTTGCAATGGCTCAGTCTTTAAGTGGTACTGTTATAGACTCTTTGAGCCATCAAACAATAGTGGGAGCCGTGGTGTATATTCCGCAACTTAATTTAGGTGCTACTACCAATTCAAATGGAGAATTTAGAATAAGTCCTATCCCTAAAGGAACTTATGAAATGGAAGTAAAAATTTTGGGATATGCTACCATAACTCAACAAGTTATGATAACGGACAGTACCACTTGTACTTGTTCTATGTGTATTTCCGCCTGTACCGCTAACGAAGTGGTGATTACAGCATTGGGTAACGTTACCAATACGCAACGTTCTCCCGTACCTGTTTCGCTGATATCTCACGATGTAATGTTGCAACAAACTTCGAGTACTGCCATTGATGCCGTGGCTTCTCAGCCTGGTGTAAATGAAACAACGGAAGGTTCTGGGACCACAAAGCCACAAATTAACGGCTTGGGATTTGACCGTGTTTTAGTGTTGATGGATGGAGAAAGACAAGAAGATTTTCAATGGGGAGACGACCACGGTATTTTGATAGATCCTTATGCTGTTTATGATGCTGAAATTATTCGAGGACCTGCTTCTTTACAATATGGGGCAAGTGCCGAAGCGGGAGTGATTAGCTTTAAATCGCAACCTTTTGCAGAAAGCGGAACGGTGCAAGGTAGCGTGCTTACAGAATATCATACCAATGATGGATACATCGGAACCTCCGAAAATATTGGAGGAAATAATAATGATTTTGTGTGGAACCTAAGAGCAAGTAACGAAGAAACGCATGATTACTGGAATCCAAAAGATGGATATATTTGGGGAACTGCTTGGCAACAGTCGAATGCGCGATTAACAATTGGACTGAATAAATCTTGGGGATATACGCGACTTACAGTAAGCGCGCTCCACAGACGAATTCAAGTGCCGGATGGTAATCGCGACAGCGCAACTGGACAATTTATGTTCGATGCTCCTCAAAATGGACAGATATATCCAAACAAATCCAACTTCTTAGCATACAATCCTACCATTGCTGGAGATAAAATTTTGGATGAAAATCAAATTTGGTGGCAAAATAGTATTAACGCAGGCACTGGAAGAGTTGGGATAGATATTGGTTTCACCCAAAGTGTTCACCACGACATTGATTCAGGAAGTGTTGGAGAAGGAAATATGCAGGTATATGATATTCCTTATTCCTTGAAATATCAAATTATAGGAGAAAAATCAGGATTGAAACTGACCACTGGCATAAACGGGACTTACGAATTCGAGCACCAACTGGCGGAACCACCTGCGCCTTATATTGGTAATTATGAAATACCGAACTATACCGATTTTCAAGCGGGTGCTTATGCCATTTTAGAAAAAGATTTTAAAAATCTCACAGTAAGTGGAGGATTGAGATACGATTGGAGTAATTTTATTGGACAAGGAATGTATCTGACAAACAGTGGTACTCCCGAACAACAGCAAGTTTCGGCTGGAACTCCGGGAGCAGAAACACAATTTAGTCCATTTAACAATACGTATACCGGACCATCCGGAAGTGTTGGTGCTTCTTACCAATTACCAAATAATAATTATCTGAAACTCAATTTCTCAAAGAGTTACCGAGCTCCTGCTATTAATGAATTAACAAGCAATGGTCAGAATATCGGTTCCAATGCCGTTCAGTTAGGGAACTTAAATTTAAAATCAGAACAAGGCTATCAATTAGATATTGCCTATGGAAATAATGGGAAGGACCTTAGTTTTGAAGCCGATGGTTTTTATAATATTATAAATAATTTCATATTTGGCGATCGTACCGATTCTGTTTCAGGCGGACTTCCTGTTTACCAATTTGTATCAAGCAACGTTGCTATCATTACGGGAGTTTCGGGGTATTTCAACATACATCCTGTTAGTACAAAATGGATTGAAATAGACAATGGCTTAACGTATATTTATTCCTTTCTGCCAAATCAAACGGATTCAACCGATCATATTCCTTGGATACCTGCTACGCACATAACTACGGAAGTGAAGCTTCACTTGAATAACAAACCAAATTCCATATTAAAAGATACCTACATTAAGTTAGGACAAGCAAAATATTGGGCGCAAAATGCTATTTACAGCGCACTTTATACAGAAATTCCTTCTGCCGCATACACTTTATTTAATGCAGGTATAGGAACCAATTTTGTAAACCCGAAAACAGGCAGGGTAATTTGTTCATTGTATATCAATTGTACTAATTTAACCAATGTAGGATATGCAGATCATTTAGATCTTGCAAACTATTTCCTATCTTATGGTGGCAGAATAGTTACCGTAACCAATCAAAGCCAAGGTATTTACAATATGGGCAGAAATGTAGGTTTTAAACTGATTTTCCCGATAGGCAAATAA